A genome region from Labilibaculum antarcticum includes the following:
- a CDS encoding DUF4369 domain-containing protein — protein sequence MKNLFLVSLFISISIFKANSQEKEFVLSGMIGGIQDETLFLYQETGENVILLDSVMTKNGEFQFSGKMEHPFVAQIGLAKSRRAKIFLSPSKMNLLVHKDELKDDFLSKKLTGSETQNRYEDYEFKLQTNNHEKLKIANDLELREVYSDSIKKNTLLAKYKRLNKFKKEYFHNYASSPVVSYLIFQEYFGAKCSLDDVKEYLKTLNIANPNGMYVKNLNKRVETIEQIFMKNEFPDLRSITLKGKEFNFADRKAKYHLFYIWRAWTPDKNKSHYQALNQLQINCKTTGIELVSLIRNSSYNMIPAEGAKKWKQWRPTLDPSHEYIEIESIDNSVDLIKYLDRNFHAFIVNSEGKILYHQTTFDTNLLISELAKFVSMP from the coding sequence ATGAAAAATTTATTTTTAGTATCTCTTTTCATCTCAATCAGTATTTTCAAGGCTAATTCACAAGAAAAAGAATTTGTTCTATCAGGAATGATAGGTGGCATTCAGGATGAAACATTATTTCTTTATCAGGAAACCGGAGAAAACGTAATATTGCTTGATTCTGTAATGACTAAAAACGGTGAATTTCAATTTTCAGGAAAAATGGAACACCCTTTTGTTGCTCAAATCGGATTGGCTAAAAGCAGGCGGGCTAAGATTTTCTTATCCCCATCAAAAATGAATCTTTTAGTTCATAAAGATGAATTAAAAGATGATTTTTTAAGCAAAAAACTTACTGGTTCTGAAACTCAAAACAGATACGAAGATTATGAATTTAAACTGCAAACAAACAATCATGAAAAATTAAAAATAGCCAATGATCTTGAACTGCGCGAAGTTTATTCCGATTCAATTAAAAAAAACACCTTACTTGCGAAGTACAAAAGACTGAACAAATTCAAGAAAGAATATTTTCACAATTACGCATCTTCACCGGTTGTTTCTTATTTAATTTTCCAGGAATATTTTGGGGCCAAGTGTAGTCTAGATGACGTAAAGGAGTACCTCAAAACTCTTAACATAGCCAACCCAAACGGCATGTATGTAAAAAATTTAAATAAACGTGTTGAAACAATAGAACAAATTTTCATGAAAAATGAATTCCCTGATCTTCGTTCAATTACGCTTAAAGGAAAAGAATTTAATTTTGCAGATCGAAAAGCAAAATATCACTTGTTTTATATCTGGAGAGCCTGGACACCTGATAAGAACAAATCGCATTATCAGGCTTTGAATCAATTGCAGATTAACTGTAAGACAACTGGTATTGAATTGGTTAGTCTGATTCGGAATTCATCTTACAACATGATTCCTGCAGAGGGGGCCAAAAAGTGGAAACAATGGCGACCAACGCTTGATCCATCGCATGAATATATCGAAATAGAAAGCATAGACAACAGTGTTGATCTTATTAAATATCTGGATCGTAATTTTCATGCATTCATAGTAAATTCCGAAGGTAAAATCCTTTATCATCAAACTACTTTTGATACCAATTTACTGATATCTGAACTTGCGAAGTTTGTTTCAATGCCTTAA
- a CDS encoding APC family permease, whose translation MPNKLLKAKANFGTFPVFLTAISTILGAILFLRFGWAVGNVGFIGMIGIIILGHLVTIPTAMAVAEIATNQKVLGGGAYYIISRSFGLNIGAAIGITLYLSQAISVAFYVIAFAEAFDPLIQWIADNYGWLIYDKRAISIPTMALLSGLFLSRGANLGMKALYVVVGILGVALALFFLGSPDAAPKEMVMDATIDNPKSFFYVFTIIFPAFTGLAAGLGLSGDLKNPRKSIPQGTIWATVAGLVIYLFAAYKFTVSASPEDLVSDQLIMRRIAIWGPIIPIGLAAASISSALGSIIVAPRTLQAIGMDDIFPQQGLNKWLKSENRKNNEPINASVISIIIAFVFVFIGDVNFVAQIISMFFMVTYGAICLISFLEHFAADPSYRPTFRSKWYLSLLGAILSFWIMFQMNMGYAILSLLIMGGIYYGFNVTSKGQRGLAKLFRGVVFQLSRYLQIFAQRAERGDRELSWRPFAICISEDSFKRRSAFDLLRWISYKYGFGTYIHYLEGYLNEETNLESKKVMNRLINLASGSKNKVYLDTIISPSMTSAIAQVMQLSGISGTGYNTILFEFSRTKAQRLNYVIDNYNLLKSTDFDVCILNTSYKGFGYHKEVHVWIGAEDLENANLMILLAYIIQGHPDWKKGTIKIFAIYPEDQLDTQKEILLGLIKSGRLPISPSNVELINANDANKKQVIMKHSMDADLSILGFNHEDVEKEGAELFTGFEDMGNILFVSSYKEKNIK comes from the coding sequence ATGCCCAATAAACTACTTAAAGCCAAGGCTAATTTTGGTACTTTTCCTGTTTTCTTAACTGCAATATCAACTATTTTAGGTGCTATTTTATTCCTTCGTTTCGGCTGGGCTGTGGGAAATGTAGGCTTTATTGGCATGATTGGAATTATTATTTTGGGACATTTGGTTACCATCCCTACTGCAATGGCTGTAGCCGAAATTGCAACCAATCAGAAAGTATTAGGAGGTGGAGCTTACTATATTATTTCGCGATCTTTTGGTTTGAATATTGGCGCCGCCATTGGTATAACACTTTACCTTTCACAAGCCATATCTGTTGCCTTTTATGTGATCGCATTCGCAGAGGCATTCGACCCGCTTATTCAATGGATTGCTGATAATTACGGTTGGTTAATCTACGATAAAAGAGCAATTAGTATTCCAACCATGGCGCTCTTATCCGGACTATTTCTTAGCCGAGGTGCGAATTTGGGGATGAAAGCATTGTATGTGGTTGTGGGAATCTTAGGAGTGGCCTTAGCCCTATTTTTTCTTGGATCACCAGATGCTGCTCCAAAGGAAATGGTCATGGATGCAACCATTGATAATCCCAAAAGTTTCTTCTATGTATTTACCATTATTTTCCCAGCATTTACAGGCTTAGCAGCAGGATTAGGGCTCTCAGGAGATTTAAAGAACCCACGAAAATCGATACCTCAAGGAACCATCTGGGCAACCGTTGCCGGGCTTGTTATTTATCTGTTTGCCGCCTATAAATTTACGGTATCTGCCAGTCCGGAAGATTTGGTAAGCGACCAGCTTATTATGCGTAGAATTGCCATCTGGGGACCAATTATCCCAATAGGTTTGGCTGCGGCTTCAATCTCCTCTGCATTAGGTTCTATAATAGTAGCCCCCCGAACCTTACAAGCAATTGGCATGGATGATATCTTCCCTCAACAAGGTTTGAATAAATGGTTAAAATCCGAAAACAGAAAGAACAATGAACCAATTAATGCATCTGTAATATCAATAATTATTGCCTTTGTGTTTGTTTTTATTGGTGATGTGAATTTTGTTGCTCAAATTATATCGATGTTCTTCATGGTTACCTATGGCGCCATTTGCTTGATCTCTTTTTTAGAGCATTTTGCTGCAGATCCTTCTTATCGTCCAACATTCCGATCAAAATGGTACTTATCTTTATTGGGTGCAATTCTGTCCTTTTGGATCATGTTTCAAATGAACATGGGCTATGCTATTTTATCATTATTGATAATGGGAGGTATCTATTACGGATTTAACGTTACATCGAAAGGTCAAAGAGGACTTGCCAAACTATTTAGAGGCGTTGTTTTTCAGTTGAGCAGATATCTGCAAATATTTGCTCAAAGGGCAGAGAGAGGTGATAGAGAATTAAGTTGGCGACCTTTCGCCATCTGCATCTCCGAAGACTCCTTTAAACGTCGTTCAGCCTTCGATTTGCTTCGATGGATATCTTACAAATACGGATTTGGAACCTACATTCATTATTTGGAAGGCTACTTAAACGAAGAAACCAATCTTGAATCGAAAAAAGTAATGAATCGACTGATTAATCTGGCGTCGGGAAGCAAAAACAAAGTTTACCTCGACACAATCATCAGTCCTTCGATGACATCAGCTATTGCACAGGTTATGCAATTATCTGGAATTTCGGGCACAGGATACAACACCATCTTATTTGAATTTTCGAGAACTAAAGCTCAGCGATTAAACTATGTAATAGACAATTACAATCTGCTTAAATCTACCGATTTTGATGTTTGCATTCTAAATACATCATACAAAGGATTTGGTTATCACAAGGAAGTTCATGTTTGGATTGGAGCCGAAGATCTTGAAAATGCAAATTTGATGATATTACTCGCTTACATCATTCAGGGACATCCCGATTGGAAAAAAGGAACAATCAAGATTTTTGCAATATACCCCGAAGATCAACTAGATACTCAGAAGGAAATATTGCTGGGATTAATCAAATCTGGACGATTACCGATTTCGCCAAGCAACGTTGAGCTAATTAATGCCAACGATGCGAATAAGAAACAAGTAATTATGAAACATTCGATGGATGCTGATTTAAGTATTCTTGGATTTAATCATGAAGATGTTGAAAAAGAAGGAGCCGAATTATTCACTGGCTTCGAAGACATGGGAAATATTCTCTTTGTAAGTTCATATAAGGAAAAAAATATTAAATAA
- a CDS encoding Ppx/GppA phosphatase family protein yields the protein MRISVIDLGTNTFNLLVAEWDETGIPKILNRSKYATKIGQGGINNNIITDEAIIRAQNAFDTITEISNQFEVSKTIAFATSAIRSAENGAAFVEMIEEKYHIDIEIISGDREADLIFTGTKKAIELNHEVVAILDIGGGSNEIIIANNEKVFWKNSYPLGMTRLLEKFNPTDPINKNMVKDIELFLKEEMSDLFEALDIHSVKTLIGSSGSFDTFKQVLVANTPGINGFPTSHFEIKLKDFFKLHQVFLASSLEERKQMPGMDPVRVELIVIASIFINYLFKEAGFSKLFQSSFSLKEGALFEFIEKSTHPTDKNLSVETKK from the coding sequence ATGCGAATTTCTGTAATAGATTTAGGAACGAATACATTTAATTTGCTTGTTGCCGAGTGGGATGAAACAGGAATCCCAAAAATTCTGAACCGTTCAAAATATGCAACAAAAATAGGGCAAGGCGGAATCAACAACAACATCATCACCGATGAAGCCATCATAAGAGCGCAAAATGCCTTTGATACGATAACAGAAATATCAAATCAATTTGAGGTATCTAAAACAATTGCATTCGCAACTTCGGCTATAAGATCAGCAGAGAATGGGGCCGCTTTTGTGGAAATGATAGAAGAAAAATACCATATCGATATTGAAATTATTTCGGGAGACAGAGAAGCCGATTTGATTTTTACCGGAACAAAAAAGGCCATTGAATTAAATCATGAAGTTGTTGCAATACTTGATATTGGTGGCGGTAGTAACGAGATAATCATAGCAAATAACGAAAAGGTATTTTGGAAAAACAGTTATCCTTTGGGAATGACTCGTTTATTGGAGAAATTCAATCCTACTGATCCTATTAATAAAAATATGGTGAAGGATATTGAACTGTTTCTAAAAGAAGAAATGTCCGATTTATTTGAAGCTTTAGACATTCACTCTGTTAAAACATTAATTGGATCCTCGGGTTCATTCGACACATTCAAACAAGTATTGGTAGCTAACACTCCAGGAATAAATGGTTTTCCAACAAGCCATTTTGAAATTAAACTAAAAGATTTTTTCAAATTACATCAGGTATTTTTGGCTTCAAGTCTTGAAGAAAGGAAACAAATGCCAGGAATGGATCCTGTTCGTGTTGAATTAATAGTTATTGCCAGTATTTTCATTAATTATCTGTTTAAAGAAGCCGGATTTAGTAAATTATTCCAATCTTCTTTTTCTCTTAAAGAGGGAGCTCTTTTTGAATTTATTGAAAAAAGTACCCATCCAACAGATAAAAATCTATCTGTTGAAACAAAAAAGTAA
- the coaD gene encoding pantetheine-phosphate adenylyltransferase encodes MKHIAIFPGSFDPFTIGHESIVTRALPLFDKIIICIGYNSEKEQFFPIEKRIQWIKEAFGNNPKIEVESFCGLTVEYCQSKNAKFILRGLRTAADFEYERAIAQINKKMVHELESIFLLTTSEHTPITSTIVRDIIRHGGDALQFLPKVKDPEAYQIK; translated from the coding sequence ATGAAACACATTGCCATATTCCCGGGTTCATTTGACCCTTTTACCATAGGCCACGAATCAATTGTAACCAGAGCATTGCCTTTATTTGATAAAATCATCATATGCATCGGATACAATTCAGAAAAGGAACAGTTTTTCCCTATTGAAAAGCGAATTCAGTGGATAAAAGAGGCATTTGGGAACAATCCAAAGATTGAGGTAGAATCATTTTGCGGATTAACGGTCGAATATTGCCAATCTAAAAATGCAAAATTTATACTGCGCGGACTTAGAACTGCTGCCGATTTTGAATACGAAAGAGCCATTGCTCAAATCAATAAAAAAATGGTTCACGAATTGGAATCCATATTTCTGTTAACCACTTCTGAGCATACTCCTATTACTTCAACCATTGTAAGGGATATCATCCGCCATGGTGGAGATGCCTTGCAGTTTTTACCCAAAGTGAAAGATCCTGAAGCCTACCAAATAAAATAA
- a CDS encoding helical backbone metal receptor, with protein sequence MADFLKATDDLGREINIPFPPKRIISTVPSTTEFLFDLGIGDRVISRTKFCKYPADKIAKLPNIGGPKDLYFDKIRLLDPDLILANEEENSRIQIEELAKEFPVYVCKVRNYDEALQNILNTGKIVGAEPKSHEIANKIHARFNQLPINSNSCSVLYLVWKDPYMAVGKDTFINSMIEKCGFRNAIEDIDSRYPKLSKEEIIDLNPDLIFLSSEPFPFTKKHIQDIQNLLPNTKIELVDGEMFSWFESHLLKAGTYFNDLNQKINS encoded by the coding sequence ATGGCTGATTTTTTAAAAGCAACAGATGATTTAGGGCGTGAAATAAATATTCCTTTCCCTCCTAAAAGAATAATATCTACAGTGCCATCAACAACCGAATTTTTGTTTGATTTAGGCATAGGCGACAGAGTCATTTCCAGAACCAAATTTTGCAAATACCCAGCAGATAAAATAGCTAAACTTCCTAATATTGGTGGCCCTAAAGACTTATACTTTGATAAAATCAGGTTACTCGATCCCGACTTAATATTGGCCAACGAGGAGGAAAACAGCAGGATTCAAATAGAAGAGTTAGCTAAAGAATTTCCAGTTTATGTATGCAAAGTTCGCAATTACGATGAAGCTCTTCAAAATATATTGAATACAGGTAAAATAGTTGGCGCTGAGCCAAAATCACATGAAATAGCCAATAAAATTCATGCCAGGTTTAACCAATTACCGATCAATTCGAATTCATGTTCTGTACTTTACTTGGTGTGGAAAGACCCATATATGGCAGTTGGGAAAGACACATTCATTAATTCGATGATTGAAAAATGTGGATTTAGAAATGCCATTGAAGATATTGATTCAAGATATCCAAAACTAAGTAAGGAAGAAATTATTGATCTTAATCCTGACCTGATCTTTTTATCATCAGAGCCATTTCCTTTTACTAAGAAACATATACAAGATATTCAAAACTTGTTACCAAACACCAAAATTGAACTGGTTGATGGGGAAATGTTCTCCTGGTTTGAATCTCATCTACTTAAAGCAGGAACGTATTTTAATGATTTAAATCAAAAAATAAACTCTTAG
- the hydF gene encoding [FeFe] hydrogenase H-cluster maturation GTPase HydF, translating to MGRERRPHIGIFGRRNNGKSTLINFLAGQDIAIVSDVAGTTTDPVKKSFEITGFGPVILIDTAGIDDTGELGEKRITKTNQTIKIIDLAILVIAQNTFGDFELGLIEKFNKQDVPFIAVHNKEDLELLNQQTTNLLKQNGTKDILHFSNSRANIEPIVKSIKTTIPESAYTTPSLLGDLISYGDIVLLITPIDIEAPEGRLILPQVQAIRDILDNDAVCIVLKEREVDAFLRKTGIKPKLVVTDSQVFLKAGASIPSDIALTSFSIMLAHFKGNFNAYLKGTPKISELVDGDKVLLLESCTHHSSCDDIGRVKIPRWISNFTGKKLEFVVTAGLDEIPGEISDYALLIQCGGCMITPKQLGNRLQPAIDAGIPVTNYGMAIAYVQGIYNRAVAPFAKTRESNTDYL from the coding sequence ATGGGAAGAGAAAGACGTCCTCATATTGGAATTTTTGGAAGAAGAAACAACGGGAAAAGTACTTTAATTAATTTTCTTGCAGGACAAGATATTGCCATTGTTTCGGATGTTGCCGGAACAACTACCGATCCTGTTAAAAAATCTTTCGAAATCACAGGATTCGGCCCTGTTATTTTGATTGATACCGCAGGAATTGATGATACAGGTGAGTTGGGTGAGAAACGAATTACAAAAACCAATCAAACCATAAAAATTATAGATCTCGCTATTCTGGTTATCGCTCAAAATACCTTTGGCGATTTTGAATTGGGTCTTATCGAGAAGTTCAATAAACAAGATGTTCCATTCATAGCGGTACACAACAAAGAAGATCTTGAACTATTAAATCAGCAAACAACTAATTTGTTGAAACAGAATGGCACGAAAGACATTCTTCATTTTTCCAATTCCAGAGCCAACATAGAACCCATTGTAAAAAGTATAAAAACAACGATTCCTGAATCCGCATATACCACTCCTTCCCTCTTGGGCGATTTGATATCCTACGGTGATATTGTTCTTTTAATTACGCCCATTGATATTGAAGCTCCTGAAGGAAGATTAATTCTGCCACAGGTTCAGGCAATAAGAGACATACTGGATAATGATGCAGTATGCATTGTTTTAAAAGAGCGGGAAGTTGATGCTTTTTTACGAAAAACAGGAATTAAACCAAAACTGGTCGTTACCGATAGTCAGGTATTTTTAAAAGCGGGAGCTTCGATTCCATCGGATATTGCTTTAACAAGTTTCAGTATCATGCTGGCACACTTTAAAGGAAACTTTAATGCCTATTTAAAAGGAACACCAAAAATATCGGAACTGGTTGATGGTGATAAGGTTTTATTGTTAGAAAGTTGCACTCATCACAGCTCTTGTGATGATATTGGCAGGGTAAAAATCCCTCGCTGGATTTCGAACTTCACTGGCAAGAAACTAGAGTTTGTTGTAACTGCCGGACTTGATGAAATTCCGGGAGAAATATCAGATTACGCTCTTTTGATTCAATGTGGCGGATGCATGATTACACCAAAACAGTTGGGTAACCGACTTCAACCTGCCATTGATGCAGGAATACCCGTGACAAATTACGGAATGGCAATTGCTTACGTTCAGGGAATTTACAATCGTGCAGTTGCTCCTTTTGCCAAAACAAGGGAATCAAATACAGACTATCTTTAG
- a CDS encoding sigma-54-dependent transcriptional regulator, whose product MSKILIIDDEKSIRNTLKEILSYEDYEVSLAENGLEGIELAKTDEFDVILCDIKMPQMDGIEVLEKTQELQLDTPVIMISGHGNIDTAVDAIKKGAFDFLEKPLDLNRILITIRNAMDKSKLITETKVLKRKVSKKYEMIGSSGVLESVNQMIDKVAPTDARVLITGPNGTGKELVAHRIHEQSNRSKCPFIEVNCAAIPSELIESELFGHEKGSFTSAIKQRKGKFELADGGTLFLDEIGDMSLSAQAKVLRALQENTITRVGGDKEIKVNVRVIAATNKNLAEEIENNNFREDLYHRLSVILISVPTLNERTEDIPMLANHFIETICGEMGVPQKSIDEEAISELQKINYTGNIREFRNIIERLIILGQESISVQDVKSYTKSSS is encoded by the coding sequence ATGTCCAAAATTCTAATCATCGACGACGAAAAAAGTATTCGTAATACCCTTAAAGAAATATTGAGTTACGAAGATTATGAAGTAAGTCTTGCCGAGAACGGTCTTGAAGGCATAGAATTAGCGAAAACAGATGAGTTTGATGTTATTTTGTGCGACATAAAAATGCCACAAATGGATGGAATCGAAGTTCTTGAAAAAACCCAAGAACTTCAATTAGATACTCCTGTTATCATGATTTCGGGACATGGAAATATTGACACTGCCGTTGATGCCATAAAAAAAGGAGCCTTTGATTTTCTTGAGAAACCTCTGGATTTGAATCGTATTTTGATTACGATCCGAAATGCCATGGATAAATCGAAGCTAATCACAGAAACCAAAGTTCTGAAACGAAAGGTTAGTAAGAAATATGAAATGATTGGCTCTTCGGGTGTATTGGAATCGGTTAATCAAATGATTGACAAAGTTGCTCCTACTGATGCAAGAGTTCTAATTACAGGTCCTAACGGAACTGGGAAAGAACTGGTTGCTCATCGCATTCACGAGCAAAGTAACCGTTCTAAATGTCCGTTTATTGAAGTTAACTGTGCTGCCATTCCTTCGGAATTAATAGAAAGTGAACTTTTCGGTCATGAAAAAGGATCTTTTACCTCGGCAATAAAGCAGCGTAAAGGAAAATTTGAACTTGCTGATGGAGGAACTCTTTTTTTGGATGAAATTGGAGACATGAGTTTATCTGCACAGGCAAAAGTTTTACGAGCCTTGCAGGAAAATACAATTACCCGTGTTGGAGGAGACAAAGAAATAAAGGTAAACGTTAGAGTTATTGCGGCTACCAATAAAAATCTGGCAGAAGAAATTGAAAACAATAATTTCCGTGAAGATTTATATCATCGATTAAGTGTAATCTTAATTTCTGTTCCTACATTAAACGAGAGAACAGAAGATATTCCTATGTTAGCAAATCATTTTATTGAAACGATTTGCGGAGAAATGGGAGTACCACAAAAAAGTATTGATGAAGAAGCAATAAGCGAATTGCAAAAAATCAATTATACTGGAAATATACGTGAATTCAGAAATATTATTGAACGATTGATCATTCTGGGCCAAGAAAGTATTTCGGTACAGGATGTAAAATCCTATACCAAATCTTCAAGCTGA
- a CDS encoding serine hydrolase domain-containing protein, translating into MSKFIKILVIISILAGAWMLIAPNYLRTSLIYWYANIDDYTIFENKEVSVENGEDWPEDSAYNEYKLDSVDRAYLEDHETVAYLVIQDGKVLYEEYWDEYGTESLSNIFSATKSIVSLLIGIAIDQGKINSINDPIGKYLNEFSGDKRGDITIKNLLTMSSGLDWDEAYSSPTSITTKAYYGKNLREVSTDQQLVEKPGVRFRYQSGNTQLLAFIVEEATGETISKYAERMLWKPMQATQAALWSVDKKDGDEKAFCCFNSNARDVARFGQLILNKGSWNGVQLVSEAYIQEATKPASYLLNEDKTEALNFYGFQYWVLPYSRMNIPYMRGHRGQYIYSIAEKNAVVVRLGKQKDKIKQGQITLDIPKYIDIALKIIK; encoded by the coding sequence ATGTCTAAATTCATCAAGATACTCGTCATTATTTCTATTTTAGCTGGTGCTTGGATGCTTATTGCTCCAAATTACCTTAGAACAAGTCTGATTTACTGGTATGCCAATATTGATGATTACACCATTTTTGAAAATAAAGAAGTATCAGTCGAAAATGGTGAAGACTGGCCGGAAGATTCAGCCTATAACGAGTATAAGCTTGACTCTGTTGATCGGGCTTATCTTGAAGATCACGAAACGGTAGCCTATTTGGTAATTCAGGATGGCAAAGTATTATATGAAGAATATTGGGATGAATACGGTACAGAATCACTTTCGAATATTTTTTCAGCTACAAAAAGTATCGTTAGTTTACTAATTGGTATTGCTATTGATCAAGGAAAAATTAATTCGATAAATGATCCCATCGGCAAATATCTTAACGAATTTTCAGGAGATAAACGAGGTGATATAACAATTAAAAATTTGCTTACCATGAGCTCTGGTTTAGACTGGGATGAAGCATACAGCAGCCCAACATCAATCACAACTAAAGCCTATTATGGTAAAAATCTAAGAGAAGTTTCAACCGATCAGCAATTAGTTGAAAAACCTGGAGTTCGGTTTAGATACCAAAGTGGCAACACCCAACTTTTAGCTTTTATTGTTGAAGAAGCAACAGGTGAAACCATTTCCAAATATGCCGAACGGATGCTTTGGAAGCCAATGCAAGCAACTCAAGCAGCACTTTGGAGTGTGGATAAAAAAGATGGAGATGAAAAAGCGTTTTGTTGCTTCAACTCCAATGCCAGAGATGTGGCTCGTTTTGGACAACTGATCTTAAACAAGGGAAGCTGGAATGGAGTACAGTTAGTTTCGGAGGCTTATATTCAGGAAGCAACAAAACCTGCATCTTATCTTTTAAATGAAGATAAAACCGAAGCTTTAAATTTTTATGGCTTTCAATATTGGGTTCTTCCTTATTCGAGAATGAATATTCCATACATGAGAGGACATCGCGGTCAGTACATTTATAGTATTGCTGAAAAAAATGCAGTTGTTGTTCGTTTAGGAAAACAAAAAGACAAAATTAAACAAGGACAGATCACTTTGGATATTCCCAAATATATAGACATCGCACTGAAGATAATCAAGTAA
- a CDS encoding lyase family protein, with amino-acid sequence MRTESDFIGQREIPKDALWGIHSLRAKENFPDQTAFHKEWFMAIGIVKQACYQTYSSFLKAIQDKFPNEKFPFKLIESNLIEELEKVSIEINEGKHFEHFIVPAIQGGAGTSINMNVNEIISNRTLQKLGKPAGSYQDIDPFEHANVFQSTNDVIPTSLKVAAIRLLQELEESINSLRMEVEKTESKYRNVLRQGYTQMQAAVPSSYDKLFSTYNNALSRDWWRVSKCFERIKEVNLGGGAIGTGLSIPRFFIMEVVPNLQKLTGLPITRSENLSDATANQDSFVEVHATLKAHAVNLEKMVADLRLLGSDLFVNREVHLPQKQVGSSIMPGKINPVIPEFVISVAHKVYANDVMISSLCGQGCLELNAYLPSIGHALLDSIKLLIAANNSLAENLFHKLEIISKPIEEGILKNPSVATALSPYIGYHQAAKLAKEMKMNQFSIREANAKLNLVTEELLSKLIQPEELLKMGFRIGEILNK; translated from the coding sequence ATGAGAACCGAATCTGATTTTATAGGACAAAGGGAAATTCCAAAGGATGCTCTTTGGGGAATTCATTCTCTTCGGGCTAAAGAAAATTTTCCAGACCAAACTGCCTTTCATAAAGAGTGGTTTATGGCAATTGGTATCGTAAAGCAGGCCTGTTACCAAACTTATTCCAGTTTTCTAAAGGCGATTCAAGACAAATTTCCGAATGAAAAATTTCCTTTTAAATTGATCGAATCCAATTTAATTGAAGAATTGGAAAAGGTCTCTATTGAAATTAATGAAGGAAAACATTTCGAACATTTTATTGTACCGGCAATTCAAGGTGGTGCCGGCACAAGCATCAACATGAATGTAAACGAGATAATTTCCAATCGCACACTTCAAAAACTTGGGAAACCTGCCGGTTCATATCAAGATATTGATCCTTTCGAGCATGCAAATGTATTTCAGTCTACCAACGATGTTATTCCAACGTCCTTAAAGGTCGCGGCTATCCGTCTGTTACAAGAACTGGAAGAGTCGATCAACAGTCTTCGCATGGAGGTGGAAAAGACTGAAAGCAAATACCGAAATGTATTGCGACAAGGCTATACTCAAATGCAAGCGGCTGTTCCTTCCTCTTACGATAAATTATTCAGTACCTACAACAATGCTCTTTCGAGAGATTGGTGGAGAGTATCAAAGTGTTTCGAACGAATTAAAGAAGTTAATTTAGGTGGTGGTGCAATCGGAACGGGATTATCAATTCCTCGATTTTTTATCATGGAAGTCGTTCCAAACCTTCAAAAATTAACAGGACTACCCATAACCCGATCAGAAAACCTATCTGATGCAACTGCAAATCAGGATTCTTTTGTTGAGGTTCACGCAACTTTAAAAGCACACGCTGTAAATTTGGAAAAAATGGTTGCTGATCTTCGTTTACTAGGATCTGATTTATTTGTGAACCGCGAAGTGCATTTACCACAAAAACAGGTCGGTAGTTCTATAATGCCTGGAAAAATAAATCCGGTAATTCCTGAGTTTGTAATTAGTGTTGCTCATAAGGTTTACGCCAATGATGTGATGATTAGCAGCCTTTGCGGACAAGGATGTTTGGAACTAAATGCTTATTTACCTTCTATTGGCCATGCTTTGCTCGACAGCATTAAATTACTAATTGCGGCCAACAATAGTCTTGCTGAAAATTTATTTCACAAATTGGAAATAATATCCAAGCCAATTGAGGAAGGTATTTTAAAAAATCCTTCTGTAGCAACTGCATTATCGCCATATATTGGATATCATCAGGCAGCCAAGCTTGCCAAAGAAATGAAAATGAATCAATTCTCTATACGTGAAGCCAATGCCAAACTAAATTTAGTTACGGAAGAATTACTGAGCAAACTAATTCAACCAGAAGAATTACTGAAAATGGGATTTCGAATTGGGGAAATTTTGAACAAATAA